A region from the Atribacterota bacterium genome encodes:
- a CDS encoding epoxyqueuosine reductase QueH, translated as MNNNALSIVSFQQWLDRKINDIKKDKYSPKLLLHSCCAPCSSYVIEYLSTYFLVTVFFYNPNIYPEAEYKKRLKEQIKLIKKLPVENEVNLIVGPYEPDVFFQRIKGLEQEKEGQKRCLKCYELRLEKTAQHASQSGFSYFTTTLTISPHKNAKLINRLGYNIASTYQLEYLFSDFKKKGGFKRSITLSHQYQLYRQNYCGCMFSKNNLKITQKD; from the coding sequence TATCAATAGTGTCTTTTCAGCAATGGTTGGATAGAAAAATTAATGATATAAAAAAGGATAAATATTCTCCTAAACTTTTACTTCACAGTTGTTGTGCTCCCTGTAGTAGCTATGTAATAGAATATCTATCTACTTATTTTTTAGTAACTGTCTTCTTTTATAATCCTAACATTTATCCAGAAGCTGAATATAAAAAAAGATTAAAGGAACAAATTAAACTTATTAAGAAGCTCCCGGTAGAGAATGAAGTAAATTTGATTGTTGGTCCTTATGAACCAGATGTCTTTTTTCAAAGAATAAAGGGTCTGGAACAGGAAAAAGAGGGTCAAAAACGTTGTTTAAAGTGTTATGAATTGCGTCTGGAAAAAACAGCTCAACATGCTTCTCAATCAGGATTCTCCTACTTTACCACCACCCTGACTATCAGTCCTCATAAAAATGCTAAGCTAATTAACCGGCTTGGCTATAATATTGCTTCTACCTACCAACTGGAATATTTATTCAGTGACTTTAAAAAGAAAGGCGGTTTCAAGAGATCTATCACTCTCTCTCACCAATACCAGCTCTACCGTCAAAATTATTGTGGATGTATGTTTTCTAAAAATAATTTAAAAATTACTCAAAAAGATTGA
- a CDS encoding ABC transporter permease subunit, which yields MSGLSIVYWKELADYLGSRKFIILFLIVALSAGTIIYVMHQSVGSDVSQFVGEYLFLKLFTFSAGTLPSFIFFVSFFGPLIGIIFGFDAVNSERSGGTMSMVLSQPIYRDALINGKFLAGITTIAVMLISIIMIIFGLEMIVFGIIPTMQELARIGLFFLLSIVYIGFWMGLGILFSIVFRQTATSALVSIMVWIFFSFFILMVANVIADQMVPLGTDATLELVAKNEGIRNMILRVSPLILFQECTTAILNPSIRFFGITTALKSLEVIPSPLSIGQSILVVWPQFVILIALILICFAISYVVFMRQEIRST from the coding sequence ATGTCAGGGTTAAGCATTGTTTACTGGAAGGAATTGGCTGATTATTTAGGCAGCAGGAAATTTATCATACTTTTTCTAATTGTAGCCCTTAGCGCTGGTACCATTATTTATGTCATGCACCAATCGGTAGGAAGTGACGTAAGTCAATTTGTCGGTGAATACCTTTTTCTGAAACTATTTACCTTTTCTGCTGGGACCCTTCCTTCCTTCATTTTTTTTGTCAGCTTTTTTGGTCCTTTAATCGGAATTATCTTTGGATTTGATGCTGTGAATAGTGAGCGTTCCGGTGGGACGATGAGTATGGTGTTATCACAGCCGATTTATCGAGATGCCCTGATTAATGGCAAGTTCTTAGCTGGAATAACTACTATTGCGGTAATGTTAATCAGCATTATAATGATTATTTTTGGTCTGGAAATGATAGTATTTGGAATTATTCCCACTATGCAAGAATTAGCCCGAATAGGATTATTCTTCCTGTTAAGCATTGTTTATATTGGATTCTGGATGGGTTTGGGAATTCTTTTTTCTATCGTTTTCCGACAGACAGCAACATCTGCTCTGGTATCAATAATGGTATGGATATTCTTTTCCTTTTTTATTCTAATGGTTGCTAATGTCATTGCTGATCAGATGGTTCCTCTGGGAACTGATGCTACTCTGGAACTGGTAGCCAAAAATGAAGGCATTAGGAATATGATATTAAGAGTATCACCACTTATCTTATTCCAGGAATGTACAACTGCCATACTAAATCCTTCCATCAGGTTTTTTGGCATTACTACTGCCTTAAAGAGTCTGGAAGTAATACCCAGTCCACTTAGTATTGGTCAGAGTATTTTAGTGGTTTGGCCGCAGTTTGTTATTTTAATAGCATTAATATTAATTTGTTTTGCTATTTCTTATGTGGTGTTTATGCGCCAGGAAATTCGTTCTACTTAA